Within the Thermostichus vulcanus str. 'Rupite' genome, the region CCCCAGGGCATCACTGGCCCACAACTGATGCAGGCTATGAAAGCGCAAGCCGTGCGATGGGGGGCGGAACTGTATACCGAAGATGTCACCTTTGTGGATTTGAGCCAGCGGCCGTTTGTCGTCCGTTCGGAAGAGCGGGAAGTTCGCACCCACAGTCTGATCATCGCTACGGGGGCCACCGCCAAACGGTTGCACCTACCGGGTGAGGCTACCTATTGGAATCGAGGCATGTCAGCCTGTGCCATTTGTGATGGGGCCATGCCCATGTTCAAGGGGGTGGAATTGGTGGTGATCGGCGGTGGAGATACTGCCTGCGAAGAGGCTACGTACCTGACCAAGTTTGGATCCCACGTCCACATGCTGGTGCGAGGCGACAAAATGCGGGCCAGCAAAGCCATGCAAGATCGCGTCCTCAACAACCCCAAGATCACTGTCCATTGGCATACCGAAGCTGTTGATGTAGTGGGCGATGGTCTGCGCCTGACTGGAGTGAAGGTGCGCAACAATCAAACTGGCAAAATGAGCGAGTTGCCAGCAGGTGGCCTATTTTACGCCATTGGTCACAAACCCAACACCGACCTGTTCAAAGGCCAACTGGAACTGGATGAGATCGGCTACATCGTCACTCAGCCGGGATCCGTAGCCACCAGTGTGGAAGGGGTTTATGCCGCTGGGGATGTGCAGGATCACGAGTTTCGTCAAGCAATCACCGCCGCCGGCACAGGCTGTATGGCCGCCATGTTGGCGGAGCGTTGGCTCTCTGAACACGGCTTGGCTCAGGAGTTTCATGCCCTTCCCGAAAGCCATCCTGAAGCCAGTCATGCTGTTGCCCCTGAAGTGGAGTCCACCGTTGATGAGGCTAGTTTTGCCGACAATGGCGAAAATGGCTTTGACCTAAGCAAAATGCACCATGAAGGAGGCTATGCCCTGCGGCGGCTGTATCACGAAAGCGATCGCCTGATCATGGTGAAGTACACCGCCCCTACCTGCGGTCCCTGCCATGCCCTCAAGCCGATCCTGAATAAGATCGTCGAGGAATTCCCAGACAAGCTGCACGTGGTGGATATCGACATCGAGAAGGATCCTGAGATTGCCGAAGCGGGTGGTGTAACCGGCACGCCTACCGTGCAATTCTTCAAAAACAAAGCGCTGGTGGCCCAATTGATCGGCGTGAAACCCAAAACCCAGTACCGAGAGGTAATCCAGGCCAACCTCAACTAGGTTTCGGTCAATCCTTTGGCAAGGCTAGGGGTGGATCTCTCCCATGGGGATCCACCTCTTGTTTTGAAGGGGTTAAGGGGCTACAGCCCCAAGAACACTTACCAGCACATTCATAAGCACACTCATGCAAAGAATTCGTTGAATTTACGCAGATCTACGGACAGA harbors:
- the trxB gene encoding thioredoxin-disulfide reductase codes for the protein MTEQSRVENVVIIGSGPAGFTAAIYAGRANLKPVVFEGFQTGGIPGGQLMTTTEVENFPGFPQGITGPQLMQAMKAQAVRWGAELYTEDVTFVDLSQRPFVVRSEEREVRTHSLIIATGATAKRLHLPGEATYWNRGMSACAICDGAMPMFKGVELVVIGGGDTACEEATYLTKFGSHVHMLVRGDKMRASKAMQDRVLNNPKITVHWHTEAVDVVGDGLRLTGVKVRNNQTGKMSELPAGGLFYAIGHKPNTDLFKGQLELDEIGYIVTQPGSVATSVEGVYAAGDVQDHEFRQAITAAGTGCMAAMLAERWLSEHGLAQEFHALPESHPEASHAVAPEVESTVDEASFADNGENGFDLSKMHHEGGYALRRLYHESDRLIMVKYTAPTCGPCHALKPILNKIVEEFPDKLHVVDIDIEKDPEIAEAGGVTGTPTVQFFKNKALVAQLIGVKPKTQYREVIQANLN